The sequence below is a genomic window from Corythoichthys intestinalis isolate RoL2023-P3 chromosome 17, ASM3026506v1, whole genome shotgun sequence.
ACACCAAAATGACCGGAACGCGACGCGGGCTCTGTTTTGTTTGACACCCCAAAAGTGACCGTTCGCCCAAAAAcgtgtttttaattcatttaaaagtGCAATTTCAAAATGCTTCTTGTTCTGCAaattttgtccaaatcacatcatttatacataaaaaaattcaggacGCTAAGAGGCGCAACAGTTCAATACAGCTTTTGCTAAAAATGCACGGTTcagccaaaatttgccaaaacatacAAACTTCCGTCCATGTATTATCTGCCGCTTAAGCCCATTTTGTCCAAATTAGCATGtctttgcctttatatttcaagtcaaaaattGTTCACAGTGGCCTGGTGGGCCCACctattttcaggacaccattaccttcatgtccaaactgttgttttcttcactgaccaattataatcagccttttggacccaaaaagaccaacaaaaaaaattgtaatattgtcaaaaattgtaatattgatgtcccatcgaacaccaaacatgctcaacgaaACATTTTGAAGCTTCATAATATTTGTTCAACCTGAAAAACCTGAACctgaatagtgttattatttgataatttaacagaaacagcaggtatggtcaaaggcgtttttgtcctttctacatactatggtcaaaacagtttaTATGCAGTAGACCTACAGTACAAAATAGTGAATAATAtatgtgatatatatatatatatatatgcatagagtatataatcagtgttgggagtaacgcctttataaataacaccgttacgtaacggcgttattttttcagtaacgcggtaatctaactaattactttttccaccgttaccgttactgacagtcaaaagcggtgcgttacttactctgaataaattgaagaaactaccagccgtgtcgagtcgactctctgctctgttgatttgtcatccaagacttggggtgcgttcaggttcaagaatagagcacgtacttctgattccaagctgtttgtccctgctcattcaaatagacaatgctttccaaagtttggtaacatttctgtgtttgctacacctgatgctagcctcgttcccatctcccactgttagccagcaataattctgcttccatcttgaggacagcagacgctttgaaggtgacgtgaattgtcgggaaaccagcctacctgaatgcagcccctcgagagatgcgacggaagtgattgtgatttgcTGAGGGTCATGTGTCttagtaagccaatcagagccggtgatttcacaagcaaaccggaacagcgcgtgcggcaaacatacacacgcaaaacatatgcacagggtcgggatggcagagcattcagaagaaaaattgtcctttaagaggtggagatatagacactatttcaagttcgtCGAAATTAAAGTAAAGAACCTGCATCTAatttgtaatttatgtcccggggcaaagcttttgtcgacatctgtggtaaaccattcaaatctgctgaagcacctaacaagttaactacctgtctgttcttctctattccactgactcgaatactgctcagaaaattttaaattctttgacctacaagttctttttaaagtaatggaaatagttactttccctggtaactagttacttttactatcgagtaattcagttactaactcagttactttttggaagtagtagtgagtaatgtaactaattactagtaacgtgcccaacactgtatataatatggcagaaaacactcatgtgacttcaagttctgctctgagagccccaatttggccaaatttcgaaattgtcccatatgcatgtgtgatacatcaatggaaagcttaaaatctcaattctcTGGGGTTAGAAAAGTTTTTTACAGGAGGgcatgtttaaaaaacataataataataatccctaaaccctaactgaaGGCGAGagtataattaaagacaccatgattttatcgagatattatcgcgtacttaccttgtttcaatccaaaaactgtcccaccgagtgtcaagaaacagctttgaatagccacagccggacttttgggggattttattgtTGAAACACGGTAATCTAACACGGGCCGCGATgcaaaatcgcagacatcaagaagtggttgagactttctttttcaaatattattccttttaaacttttttttttttttttaatcaatttttctttgtttggacgattatttttttttcaatctaacatatcggaaaaatgagacagtaacaaaaaaaatacaattaagcgatagttatgcgatagatatccgtgacttatttacagactccatttttttcatcgtgacgtaatttgcttaaaagtttaaaatatgcaaatgaataatttttttaagtcgttttttttttttttttttattaaactaaatattagacatcaattaatgattctaagctaaaaaatacagacattttgaataataaatataattacttaccttgtttttatggctgggttggaacaaaagcggttgcgccatgtctgtaaacgggggtttccagggtaaaacggacaaattaaaaatagtttaggggcttaatgcgccctgaatctgctattgcagtatatagacatattgttctatcaaacacaacagttcttttggcttgaaatacagcagtttatttaaaagaggagtgcaagagcagaaactgctttttcagtcttgtctgtgttttccgccatatccaaTTTTGTATTCCAAAATAATCgcgcatttattcattttaaaatcattgaaaTAGACTGAATTAGCAGTCATTTGATACAGGAATTATCCTTGTTTATCTGggtttcaatttgtctttgTCGGAAAATCACTCGTTTATTtacactcaaaatggcgactCCTCAGCAGAAGGCATTTTGTGTGCTTGAGTTTGCATGTATTCTGAAGCGCGTTTGGGAGGAATTTTCATATCGGCTTGATGTTGTCCGTCCCACTGGTGGTGGTCACATTGAGCACTTGTAAGgcatgaaataaaaacttgAAGTTATATACAATACTTCTATCcagctagtttttttttaaatatactgtagtggttttggcacattcttttgGAATCACCCTGTATATACACCATCtaccacaaaaagggtttgaatggtttggaggacatctctttgtgaggttaggtatggcacccatcaccttatcacgcattatacacacaatcaagcttttcgaacacacacatctatatacaaattgaaaatatgcaaattcagacaaaataggctcaggtgttaaatggttaaaagaaaaaaaactgagggAAAACCGCCGTGGTGGGCAGATGAATGACAAAAACATGGCAAGGATGCAACCACAAACTGTTAAATGGCAGAaagtcaatatcttggcaacccgcctaggatcggtttaaagacactgctgatgagttggaattggatgcaggtacgacatcGGGAATTcgtcccacagctctgtaacaaaacaatctggccAGCAGATGAATGTAACTAAATCataccagtcgtcatactagcaacGCTAGTAtagagcacagctattctccaagGCCAGCCCAACCgcatcatcacccccagcgtgcattgcacgcgtaaaacatggtgccctccataggtcagaaagtgtactaaatattagattttttttttaaatcaatggcaatactttatgtgtttctaataacatatttgagtaaaggagaacaattgtggcttattagagcctacaagtctttaagtccgtggCTCCTTTTGAAAATTAAGCTTTatatacttatttttttcttgatttaaatgtatttttattatttacttatttggatttctttaattaaaaaaatgataaaagcAGTATGTGTTCTCTGATATCTGTTGTATCATACACTTGCATAGTTCTATAATATTAATTGTCCAACTTTTCTCCGTGCATAGTTTTTTCTCAATGCATATTTCCAGCTAAAATGCAAAGCTCAGATTTCTATTAAAGTAAACAACTTGTGATTTTTATCGGAGCTAATGGCAAAAGAATCGCTAATTAATTGACGGTCAAAATAATGGTTTGTGGCGGCCTCATGCATCATTGTTTACACAGGTTGCTTGTTTTTCCATCAGAAATCCGAGAGGCGTTCAAAGTGTTCGACCGCGACGGGAACGGCTTCATTTCCAAACAGGAGCTGGGAATGGCCATGCGCTCCCTGGGCTACATGCCTAACGAGGTGGAGCTGGAAGTCATCATTCAGAGACTGGACATGGACGGTGAGACTTCTCTCCTCTTTAACTCCAGGTGTCAAGTGACATCCGAGTCTTTGTCTACTTCAGGAGACGGTCAGGTGGACTTTGACGAGTTTGTCACATTGCTCGGACCCAAGCTGTCCGCGGCCGGAATGCCCGATAAGTTCCACGGAGCAGATTTTGATTCTGTTTTTTGGAAGGTCAGTCTTACGCTAGAAAAACATTGTCAAAACATCCTCATGATCACATTGCAACTGGTCGAAcactaatttttattattttgtgattcctatctctcaatcaGTGTGATATGCAGAAGCTGACGGTGGACGAGCTCAAGCGCCTTCTGTACGACACTTTCCGCGACCACCTCACCATGAAGGACATCGAGAACATTATCATGACTGAGGAGAACCACCTCAACAGTCCCGAGTCGCACGTCGACATCGACAGTGCGTCcacactagagctgaaacgaatattcgagcaactcgagtttaaaaactgatccgagtaattttattcacctcgagtaatcgtttattttgacagttctaagcatcacgttttgctcggactacttttaatgcggccaacgcgctgatgtcacgtgcatagaggaaaaagccacacaaaaaaaacttactgcagccggcagccgctacaaacgacgccgacattgctaaatactagcccgcacgatgctacgttggtagcaggtagtgtctgacgagtctcatagagatcacatgtatgttgaactagatgcgaaatgacagactcggccgcgtctgggcagccgccatcttaaagcagtagagcgctaagcgctaataaagagcgctaagcgctaataaataagattaacgttactgtcactagctcacgcaacgttagccctgcggagggctaggtttctatgaattatgaccactttcgatgcgtggctaacgtgtcttacatacaggctttaacataacatagcgttgtggagtgatgagggtgtaaaataaaaactcaataatgctaacgatcaattttagctcagtagtcattgctgggaaaaacaccaagtagcactggtcccttatgtgctccaatacagcctgtatcatagatTTAATTTGAACactacaaaaactcaaaatcctatcaggacttagtttagactaacttaaaacttaactagaacttaaaaatggcttgacacaaatagaaattcaattgaaacacgtgggaaaaaaatcccaacttttaagtgatgtgtgttagcaagcgtaacagcatttttaggtttatactgtatatatatatataattttaataagatctaaaggttttttgagtgaaagatgtgaattagtctttttttattctagttacatctgagatgcaattgttggctgttttcaacaatatacatcgaaaataaagacattgtttgactgaaaatggttcaagattagacgaaatgtcttgttttctcatgtatgtttataattgctcttcacctaaaaatatatttgttttatccgattactcgattaatcgatagaattttcagtcgattactcgattactaaaatattcgatagctgcagccctaacacCATGacatccattcatccattaaTCCTATTTTCATCCAGCATTGAATGAtgcacactagggctgcagctatcgaatattttagtaatcgagtattctactgaaaattccatcgataaatcgaataatcggatggtatttggtcaataccaaaagttcatctcaatactttgttatgtaccctttgttggcaataacggaggccaaaggttttctgtaactctttacaagcttttcacacgctgttgctggtattttggcccattcctccatgcagatctcccctacagcagtgatgtattggggctgtcgttgggcaacacggactttcaactccatccacaaatttcctatggggttgagatctggagactcgctaggccactccaggaccttgaaacgcttcttacgaagccactcctttgttgccctggctgtgtgtttgggatcattgtcatgctgaaagacccagccacgtctcatcttcaatgcccttgctgatggaaggagattttcactcaaaatctctcgatatatggccccattcattctttcctttacacagatcagtcgtcctggtccctttgcagaaaaacagccccaaagcatgaagtttccacccccacgcttcatagtgggtatggtgttcttcgggtgcaattaattattctttctcctccaaacacgagaacctgtgtttacaccaaaaagttctattttggtttcatctgaccacaacacattgtcccagccctcttctggatcatcccaatgctctct
It includes:
- the cabp7b gene encoding calcium-binding protein 7 translates to MPVRAVTTRFMYKGLCTIPDVLTYRTPVNLPEDELEEIREAFKVFDRDGNGFISKQELGMAMRSLGYMPNEVELEVIIQRLDMDGDGQVDFDEFVTLLGPKLSAAGMPDKFHGADFDSVFWKCDMQKLTVDELKRLLYDTFRDHLTMKDIENIIMTEENHLNSPESHVDIDTSPTQQEKHTCVRKSLICAFAIAFIISVMLIAANQMLRRGMK